A stretch of the Conger conger chromosome 3, fConCon1.1, whole genome shotgun sequence genome encodes the following:
- the ccdc160 gene encoding coiled-coil domain-containing protein 160 homolog, with protein sequence MDAEGDRALEFPALDSNESDSEMKPEEPHWVAQLFPPHFTLLDLLEGSGGRARLEEPSPSLQAASEKENQERRRRVQEIYRSALQEVQLRESTQRRERLSKMIISEGDLKETDPKRSGRKGRVSSQPPEKEVVKEDEEEEGERCIWNARDLSALRRAAREAELDRRRLRAELRQARAEAGRQREERGRLQELLDQQEEQLGLAKRAAAQLTLRLDALRAEGRGRETQLELRTAEARDRAQEARRATARMRKAEEEAQEARRENAGLAWELERLKGQQEAEGRRQAEAARVESEAALQRLQREVGVVRGELEAERQSHTRSQAALELLRRHFTGHPSEDNRHFTGHPSGENRQSNADRISYI encoded by the coding sequence ATGGatgcagagggagacagagcacTAGAGTTTCCAGCACTAGATTCAAATGAATCCGATTCTGAGATGAAGCCAGAGGAGCCGCACTGGGTAGCCCAGCTGTTCCCTCCTCACTTCACCCTGCTCGACCTGCTGGAGGGCAGCGGTGGGAGAGCCAGGCTGGAGGAACCGAGCCCCTCCCTGCAGGCGGCTTCAGAGAAGGAGAACCAGGAGAGGAGACGCAGGGTGCAGGAGATCTACAGGTCTGCCCTGCAGGAGGTGCAGCTGAGAGAGAGTacacagaggagggagaggcTATCGAAAATGATCATCAGTGAGGGGGACTTGAAGGAGACCGACCCCAAACGTTCAGGCCGTAAAGGTAGGGTTTCCAGCCAGCCTCCGGAAAAGGAGGTGGTgaaggaggatgaagaggaggagggggagagatgcaTCTGGAACGCGCGGGACCTCTCGGCGCTGCGCAGGGCCGCGCGGGAGGCGGAGCTGGACCGGCGCAGGCTGAGGGCGGAGCTGCGGCAGGCGCGGGCGGAGGCCGGGAGGCAGCGGGAGGAGCGCGGGCGGCTGCAGGAGCTGCTGGaccagcaggaggagcagctgggcCTGGCCAAACGGGCGGCGGCACAGCTCACTCTCCGCCTGGACGCTCTGAGGGCCGAGGGCCGCGGCAGGGAGACGCAGCTGGAGCTGCGGACGGCAGAGGCCAGGGACAGGGCCCAGGAAGCCCGCAGGGCCACCGCGAGGATGAGGAAGGCCGAGGAGGAGGCGCAGGAGGCCAGGAGGGAGAACGCCGGCTTGGCGTGGGAGCTGGAGAGGCTGAAGGGCCAGCAGGAGGCGGAGGGGCGGAGGCAGGCCGAGGCTGCCCGGGTGGAGAGCGAGGCGGCCCTGCAGAGGCtgcagagggaggtgggggtggtccGGGGGGAGCTGGAGGCTGAGCGGCAGAGCCACACCCGCAGCCAGGCCGCTCTGGAGCTCCTGCGCAGGCATTTCACTGGACACCCTTCAGAGGACAACAGGCATTTCACTGGACACCCTTCAGGGGAGAACAGGCAGAGCAATGCGGACAGGATATCATACATTTAG
- the cab39l1 gene encoding calcium binding protein 39, like 1: protein MPFPFGKSQKSPADMVKSLKENVAYLEKLDASESKKCEKVAEEVSKNLASLKEVLCGTSEKEPQTEAVVQLAQELYNTNLLITLISNLQRIDFEGKKDVVQLFSNIVRRQIGSRTPTVEYISSHTQILFMLLKGYENAEVALNCGMMLRECLRHEPLARSVLFSEDFYCFFRYVEMSTFDIASDAFASFKDLLTRHKIMCADFLETNYERVFTEYEKLLHSENYVTKRQSLKLLGELLLDRHNFTVMTKYISRAENLKLMMNLLKDNSRNIQFEAFHVFKVFVANPNKTQPVLDILLKNQAKLVEFLSHFQTDRAEDEQFCDEKNYLIKQIRDLKKPTAQGEA from the exons ATGCCATTCCCTTTTGGGAAGTCTCAGAAGAGTCCGgcggacatggtcaagagcCTGAAGGAGAATGTGGCCTACTTGGAAAAGCTGGACGCCTCCGAGAGCAAGAAGTGTGAAAAG gttGCGGAGGAGGTTTCGAAGAACCTGGCCTCCCTGAAGGAGGTGCTGTGTGGCACGAGTGAGAAGGAGCCGCAGACGGAGGCCGTGGTGCAGCTGGCCCAGGAGCTGTACAACACCAACCTGCTCATCACTCTCATCTCCAACCTGCAGAGGATCGACTTTGAG GGGAAGAAGGATGTGGTGCAGCTGTTCAGCAACATCGTGCGTCGCCAGATCGGCTCACGCACCCCCACGGTGGAGTacatctcctcacacacacagatcctgtTCATGCTGCTCAAAGG GTACGAGAACGCGGAGGTGGCTCTGAACTGCGGGATGATGCTTCGGGAGTGTCTGAGGCACGAGCCCCTGGCCCGGAGCGTGCTCTTCTCCGAGGACTTCTACTGCTTCTTCCGCTACGTGGAGATGTCCACCTTCGACATCGCCTCCGACGCCTTCGCCTCCTTCAAG gatCTGCTTACAAGGCACAAGATCATGTGTGCTGACTTCTTGGAGACAAATTACGAAAGG GTGTTTACAGAATATGAGAAGCTCCTGCATTCTGAAAATTATGTCACCAAGCGGCAGTCTTTGAAG CTCCTGGGCGAGCTGCTGTTGGACAGGCACAATTTCACCGTCATGACCAAGTACATCAGCCGGGCTGAGAACCTGAAGCTGATGATGAACCTGCTGAAGGACAACAGCCGCAACATCCAGTTCGAGGCCTTCCATGTCTTTAAG GTGTTCGTGGCGAACCCCAACAAGACGCAGCCCGTGCTGGACATCCTGCTGAAGAACCAGGCCAAGCTGGTGGAGTTCCTGAGTCACTTCCAGACCGACCGGGCCGAGGACGAGCAGTTCTGCGACGAGAAGAACTACCTCATCAAGCAAATCCGGGACCTAAAGAAGCCCACCGCGCAGGGAGAGGCCtag